The following are from one region of the Coccinella septempunctata chromosome 7, icCocSept1.1, whole genome shotgun sequence genome:
- the LOC123317468 gene encoding troponin C → MDSEDAQKMAIMRKAFQMFDTTKCGYIETLKISTILNTMGQLFDDHELSQLIKKNDPDNSGKVNFDGFCNIASHFLEEDDDESTQQELKEAFRLYDREGNGYITTATLKEILGALDDNLSSRDLDGIIAEIDTDGSGTVDFDEFMEMMTGD, encoded by the exons ATG GATTCTGAGGATGCCCAGAAGATGGCCATCATGAGGAAGGCCTTCCAGATGTTCGACACCACCAAGTGTGGTTACATCGAAACGTTGAAGATCTCCACCATCTTGAACACGATGGGACAACTCTTCGACGACCACGAGCTAAGTCAACTGATAAAGAAGAACGACCCGGACAATAGTGGAAAGGTCAATTTCGATGGATTCTGCAATATTGCTTCGCATTTTTTAGAGGAGGACGATGACGAGTCCACGCAGCAAGAACTCAAAGAGGCTTTCAG ATTGTACGACAGAGAAGGAAATGGTTACATTACAACAGCTACCCTCAAAGAAATTCTTGGTGCTCTCGATGACAATTTGAGCAGTAGGGACCTAGATGGAATTATAGCCGAAATTGATACCGATGGATCTGGAACCGTAGACTTCGATG aattcatggaAATGATGACTGGAGATTAA
- the LOC123317467 gene encoding estradiol 17-beta-dehydrogenase 8, producing the protein MSLSGKTAFITGAGSGIGRAACQILSRDGANIIAADINVKNAQETLQLIEKPDKTNMAVSLNVSESTSVKTALKQVLETYNQPPSIIVNCAGITRDNFLLKLSEENFQEVMDVNLKGTFLVTQTFCNAIVEHKVTKGSVVNIASVVGKNGNIGQANYAASKAGVEVLTKTAAKELGREGIRVNAILPGFITTPMTELVPDKLKEMFANKIPLSRFGTPEEIAEVISFLASDKSSYITGASIDVNGGLIST; encoded by the exons GTGCTGGTTCTGGTATCGGTAGAGCAGCCTGTCAGATATTATCCAGAGATGGAGCCAACATCATTGCGGCGGATATAAACGTGAAAAATGCCCAAGAAACTTTGCAGCTCATCGAAAAGCCGGATAAAACTAATATGGCCGTATCCCTCAACGTCAGCGAATCCACCAGTGTGAAAACGGCGTTGAAACAGGTTCTGGAGACTTACAACCAACCACCGTCCATAATCGTGAACTGCGCAGGTATAACTAGGGATAACTTTCTGCTGAAACTGTCCGAGGAAAATTTCCAAGAGGTCATGGATGTTAATTTGAAG ggaACTTTCCTGGTAACCCAGACGTTCTGCAATGCTATCGTAGAGCATAAAGTGACCAAGGGTTCCGTGGTCAACATCGCAAGCGTTGTAGGTAAAAACGGGAACATCGGGCAGGCAAACTATGCCGCTAGTAAGGCTGGCGTGGAGGTGCTCACCAAAACAGCCGCTAAAGAATTGGGACGAGAGGGCATAAGGGTCAATGCAATCCTTCCTGGGTTCATCACAACCCCCATGACCGAGCTGGTGCCCGATAAACTGAAGGAGATGTTTGCCAATAAAATACCCCTATCCAGGTTTGGAACGCCAGAAG AGATTGCGGAGGTTATATCATTTTTAGCGTCCGACAAAAGTTCCTATATTACAGGTGCTTCGATAGATGTCAATGGAGGGTTGATCTCAACATAA
- the LOC123316747 gene encoding odorant receptor 46a-like, translating into MTEALRKPDALRRNLLMLRCVGLWPEGKKYFTNTNYTYYSIWMVIFFLILDYLAVSSTMFYCYGDWEMLSNRVSYFAQRSITLVQVIFFLRKLVVTKTIMEQLDQDIIQPKTFAECEIVRRSLTSYFFITTSYFLFCSITCVIYLLLPFLMGERRYPFEVWYPLQDLASPLYEIVYVHQCVAVWLNHLIHTGVDMLCAGLMATIGSQCDLLRARLVNFQPRETKFGRYDLYFRDIFAHHREILLLSKRVNVLFSHLVFGEISLVIILLCTALFRLSAVVDKAPFEFLLLGAFAFAMTLQLFLYCWFGSEVFSKIMKSSWSFYVLLQQMNANEANSP; encoded by the exons ATGACTGAGGCATTACGTAAACCAGACGCCCTGCGTCGAAACCTCCTCATGCTGAGGTGCGTAGGTCTTTGGCCAGAAGGAAAAAAGTACTTCACGAATACTAATTACACGTATTACTCCATTTGGATGGTGATTTTTTTCCTCATCTTAGACTACTTGGCGGTGTCTTCCACGATGTTCTATTGCTATGGGGACTGGGAGATGTTGTCGAACAGAGTGAGCTACTTCGCGCAGAGGTCGATCACTTTGGTACAGGTGATCTTCTTCCTGCGAAAACTGGTCGTCACCAAGACCATAATGGAGCAACTGGACCAAGACATCATCCAGCCAAAAACCTTCGCCGAATGCGAGATAGTCAGGAGATCGTTGACGAGTTATTTCTTCATCACCACCTCCTACTTTTTATTCTGTTCGATCACCTGCGTCATTTACCTATTGCTTCCCTTTCTGATGGGCGAGAGGAGGTATCCTTTCGAAGTTTGGTATCCTCTACAGGATCTGGCCTCCCCTTTGTACGAAATCGTCTATGTCCATCAATGCGTGGCCGTGTGGCTCAACCATCTGATCCACACTGGCGTCGATATGTTGTGCGCTGGTTTGATGGCCACCATCGGCAGTCAGTGTGACTTGTTGAGAGCGAGACTGGTGAATTTTCAACCTAGAGAGACTAAATTTGGTCGATATGATTTGTATTTCAGGGATATCTTTGCTCATCATCGTGAAATTCTGCT TTTGTCGAAAAGAGTAAATGTGCTCTTTTCCCATTTGGTGTTTGGTGAAATCTCCTTGGTCATAATCCTCTTATGTACTGCTCTTTTTCGGTTGTCAGCTGTG GTTGATAAAGCGCCGTTTGAGTTCTTATTGCTCGGTGCATTTGCTTTCGCAATGACTTTGCAGTTGTTCCTCTATTGTTGGTTCGGATCCGAGGTATTTAGTAAG ATTATGAAGTCCTCTTGGTCATTCTACGTACTCCTTCAACAAATGAATGCGAATGAAGCAAATTCCCCATGA